One region of Oxalobacteraceae sp. CFBP 8761 genomic DNA includes:
- a CDS encoding glycine zipper 2TM domain-containing protein has translation MKLIKNLVVTATLATAAFGMVGCSNMSKQDRNTAVGAGAGAVLGGVLTGGSAIGTVGGAAVGGVVGNQVKTTN, from the coding sequence ATGAAACTCATCAAAAACCTGGTAGTGACGGCAACCCTGGCGACCGCCGCTTTCGGTATGGTCGGCTGCTCGAACATGTCGAAGCAAGACCGTAACACCGCAGTCGGCGCTGGCGCCGGTGCTGTTCTCGGTGGCGTCCTGACCGGCGGCAGCGCAATCGGCACCGTTGGCGGCGCAGCTGTCGGCGGCGTGGTCGGCAACCAAGTCAAGACCACCAACTGA
- a CDS encoding BON domain-containing protein → MNGSSIKRVGSIPVLLVAVACGALTGCTSGLPGFGKVEAVQDDVITAGVHSAIRRDPDLKVSDLDVNTYQGIVRLQGFVSSADSVAAAASAARTVNGVKSVRNDLRLK, encoded by the coding sequence ATGAACGGATCGAGCATCAAGCGTGTTGGCAGCATCCCCGTTTTACTGGTCGCAGTGGCCTGTGGAGCACTGACGGGATGCACGTCCGGATTACCCGGTTTCGGCAAGGTCGAAGCTGTCCAGGACGATGTCATTACTGCCGGGGTGCACAGCGCCATCAGGCGCGATCCCGACCTGAAGGTGTCCGATCTGGATGTCAATACGTACCAAGGCATTGTCCGGTTGCAGGGATTCGTCTCTTCGGCCGACAGCGTCGCCGCAGCGGCTTCAGCCGCGCGAACCGTCAACGGCGTGAAATCGGTCAGGAATGACCTGCGCCTGAAATAA
- a CDS encoding glycine zipper 2TM domain-containing protein, which translates to MTTPPTMPVKNRTHPLLLLAAAAVVLFSLVGTAAIMGWLPSSVGGTANRQLTEADRLALASTLPQGAPQAGYAYPADAQAPAQAYAPAPAPVPAPAPVKQAAPVTQIKESEPTQLAAKSNWCENCGNVESVRAIKQRAEGSGLGAAGGAVLGGLLGNQIGGGNGKTLATAAGAIGGAVVGNQVEGNVKATTSYEIRVRLDDGTLRTFRQTSQPQWGSGDRVRIVKGRLRSVA; encoded by the coding sequence ATGACAACCCCTCCAACCATGCCGGTCAAGAACCGCACCCACCCGCTGCTGCTGCTGGCCGCCGCCGCTGTCGTGCTGTTCTCGCTGGTCGGCACCGCCGCCATCATGGGCTGGCTGCCGTCGTCGGTCGGCGGCACGGCCAATCGTCAGCTGACCGAGGCCGATCGCCTGGCACTCGCGTCGACCCTGCCACAAGGTGCGCCGCAAGCTGGCTACGCCTACCCTGCCGACGCCCAGGCGCCGGCGCAAGCCTATGCGCCTGCGCCGGCTCCCGTACCTGCACCGGCACCTGTAAAACAAGCTGCGCCTGTGACGCAGATCAAGGAAAGCGAGCCGACCCAGTTGGCAGCAAAGAGCAACTGGTGCGAAAACTGCGGCAACGTGGAATCGGTACGCGCGATCAAGCAACGTGCCGAAGGCAGTGGTCTGGGCGCAGCCGGTGGCGCCGTCCTCGGCGGCTTGCTGGGTAACCAGATCGGTGGCGGCAATGGCAAGACGCTGGCCACCGCGGCTGGCGCCATCGGCGGCGCCGTGGTCGGCAACCAGGTCGAGGGCAATGTGAAGGCAACGACCAGCTATGAAATCCGGGTTCGCCTGGACGACGGCACGCTGCGTACCTTCCGCCAGACCAGCCAGCCACAATGGGGCAGCGGTGACCGCGTGCGCATCGTCAAGGGCCGTCTGCGCTCGGTGGCATAA
- a CDS encoding branched-chain amino acid aminotransferase translates to MYLTYFNGQWAEGNVPLYGAMDHSLWLGSSVFDGARSLAGKLPDLRPHLERVISSADKLGLACPLSVDEMEALVREGVARFAPDAELYVRPLVFGTEGFLIPVAEKSQFALTLFDAPLPPFVGFSAGLSTMRRPQPSMAPTDAKASALYANSTRAMREVKARGFEQAIMLDGEGHVAEFGASNLFLVTADGKVVTPRLNGTFLAGITRARVMALLAGVGIEVEERTVEEAELRTAREIFSTGNYGKVTPCTRYEDHVLEAGPVATQARELYLAFTQAA, encoded by the coding sequence ATGTACCTCACGTATTTCAACGGCCAATGGGCCGAGGGCAATGTGCCCTTGTATGGCGCGATGGACCACAGCCTGTGGCTGGGTTCGTCCGTCTTCGACGGCGCGCGTTCGCTTGCCGGCAAGCTGCCCGATCTGCGGCCGCACCTCGAGCGCGTCATCAGCTCCGCCGACAAGCTGGGCCTGGCCTGCCCCCTGAGCGTGGACGAGATGGAGGCGCTGGTGCGCGAAGGCGTCGCCAGGTTTGCGCCGGATGCCGAGCTGTATGTGCGCCCGCTCGTGTTTGGGACGGAAGGCTTCCTGATTCCGGTGGCCGAGAAAAGCCAGTTCGCGCTGACCCTGTTCGATGCGCCGCTGCCGCCGTTCGTCGGCTTTTCGGCAGGCCTGTCGACGATGCGGCGTCCCCAGCCGAGCATGGCGCCGACGGACGCCAAGGCGTCGGCCCTGTACGCCAACTCGACCCGCGCCATGCGCGAAGTGAAGGCGCGCGGCTTTGAGCAGGCGATCATGCTGGACGGCGAAGGCCATGTCGCCGAATTTGGCGCCTCGAACCTGTTTCTGGTCACAGCCGACGGCAAGGTGGTCACGCCCCGCTTGAACGGTACCTTCCTCGCAGGCATTACGCGTGCGCGCGTGATGGCGCTGCTGGCCGGTGTGGGCATCGAGGTCGAAGAACGCACGGTCGAAGAGGCCGAACTGCGCACGGCGCGTGAAATCTTCAGCACCGGTAACTATGGCAAGGTCACGCCATGCACCCGCTATGAAGACCACGTGCTGGAAGCCGGGCCGGTGGCGACTCAGGCGCGCGAGCTGTATCTGGCATTCACGCAGGCCGCGTAA
- a CDS encoding DUF4398 domain-containing protein: MNKHQSMTGFARLGCVAALLALTACASPDKAPATADVAVSRNAIENAVSAGAADLAPAEITAAREKMGKANQALAARDYKLARELAVQAQADAKLAQSKAVSSKATAASTRLNEDLRVLREEVDRANTN, from the coding sequence ATGAATAAACATCAATCGATGACCGGGTTTGCCCGCCTTGGCTGCGTTGCCGCTCTGCTGGCACTGACGGCCTGCGCAAGTCCTGACAAGGCGCCTGCGACGGCGGACGTGGCAGTCTCGCGCAACGCGATCGAGAACGCCGTGTCGGCAGGTGCAGCTGACCTGGCGCCAGCGGAAATCACGGCGGCACGCGAAAAGATGGGCAAGGCCAACCAGGCCCTGGCCGCGCGCGACTACAAGCTGGCACGCGAACTGGCAGTCCAGGCCCAGGCCGACGCCAAACTGGCCCAGAGCAAGGCCGTATCGAGCAAGGCGACTGCTGCATCGACCCGCCTGAATGAAGACTTGCGCGTGCTGCGCGAAGAAGTTGATCGCGCCAACACCAACTAA
- a CDS encoding lmo0937 family membrane protein: MLYTIAVVLVILWLLGLVTSYTIGGFIHILLVVAVIMILVRLISGRGI; the protein is encoded by the coding sequence ATGCTGTACACAATTGCTGTTGTCCTCGTTATTCTCTGGCTGCTCGGCTTGGTGACCTCGTACACCATCGGCGGTTTCATCCACATCCTGCTCGTCGTCGCCGTCATCATGATCCTGGTTCGCCTGATCAGCGGCCGCGGTATATAG
- a CDS encoding AsmA family protein: MAEPTPLAAQRPPGPRRSKKKIGLWVLAVLIALPVIAIIVIATFDWNRARPWINNKVSDAIDRPFAIHGDLTVSWERPAARMAPAERTWRDHIPWPYLVARNTTIGNPAGMAAGNMASVGQFSFSLDPLALLDKRIGIPLLRFDAPRVDLLRLDAATNNWTFQRNEQPSRWNLDLERVVLTDGVIHVKDAVTKADVTARVRTLERDPIYGAAFTLDGTYNGAKVDGGGKLGSVFSLKDETAPYPIQGEFKSGKTRIAITGTVTNPARLAALDVQLELAGASMARLYQFTGVLLPETPAFSTSGRLTGRLAKGASRWVYDGFAGKVGTSDIGGRLEYATGGARPVLSGNVRSRQLVFADLAPLVGADSNASKAARGVETKQPTGKVLPVEEFHTERWTALDADVRFAADNIVRDKALPISKLNSHIKMDNGVLRLDPLEFGMAGGTVRTTIRLDGSGRSGKNAIKAMADVRARKIGIKQLFPKIEQMQATAGQINADAKLSATGNSVASLLATSNGELKALVSEGTVSKMLLEMAGLNVANIVVTKLFGDKQVELNCVAADFAIQDGIARTRSFIVDTEEAIITVDGAINLAGEQMELRIRPETKALRIFSLRAPLYVRGPFSKPDVAIDKGVLAMKAGGAAALAVVAAPLAALLPLINTGPGEDSDCARLLSQARQAPSAPPPGRRQRR, translated from the coding sequence ATGGCCGAGCCAACGCCGCTGGCGGCGCAGCGCCCACCGGGGCCGCGCCGCAGCAAGAAGAAGATCGGCCTCTGGGTCCTTGCCGTGCTGATCGCCCTGCCCGTCATCGCCATCATCGTCATCGCGACCTTCGACTGGAACCGCGCGCGGCCGTGGATCAACAACAAGGTAAGCGACGCCATCGACCGCCCGTTTGCCATCCATGGCGACCTGACTGTCTCGTGGGAGCGCCCTGCCGCGCGGATGGCGCCGGCCGAGCGCACGTGGCGCGACCACATCCCGTGGCCCTACCTTGTCGCGCGCAACACCACGATTGGCAACCCGGCCGGCATGGCAGCCGGGAACATGGCCAGCGTCGGTCAGTTTTCCTTCTCGCTCGATCCGCTCGCGCTGCTGGACAAGCGCATCGGCATCCCGCTGCTGCGCTTCGACGCGCCCCGCGTCGACCTGCTGCGCCTTGACGCGGCCACGAACAACTGGACCTTCCAGCGCAACGAGCAACCGTCGCGCTGGAATCTCGATCTCGAACGCGTCGTGCTGACGGACGGCGTCATTCACGTCAAGGATGCGGTCACCAAAGCCGATGTCACGGCCCGGGTGCGCACGCTCGAGCGCGATCCAATCTATGGCGCGGCCTTCACGCTCGATGGCACGTATAACGGGGCCAAGGTAGACGGCGGGGGCAAGCTCGGCTCGGTGTTTTCGCTGAAGGACGAGACCGCGCCCTACCCGATCCAGGGCGAATTCAAATCGGGCAAGACGCGCATCGCCATTACCGGCACCGTTACCAATCCGGCCCGGCTTGCCGCGCTGGACGTGCAACTCGAACTGGCCGGCGCCAGCATGGCGCGCCTGTATCAATTTACCGGCGTGCTGCTGCCGGAAACGCCGGCGTTTTCCACGTCGGGCCGCCTGACCGGGCGCCTGGCCAAGGGTGCCAGCCGCTGGGTCTACGACGGCTTTGCCGGCAAGGTTGGCACGAGCGACATCGGCGGGCGCCTCGAGTACGCCACCGGTGGTGCGCGTCCGGTGTTGTCGGGCAATGTACGTTCGCGCCAGCTCGTGTTTGCCGATCTGGCGCCCCTCGTCGGCGCCGATTCGAACGCCAGCAAGGCAGCGCGCGGCGTCGAGACGAAACAGCCGACCGGAAAGGTGTTGCCAGTGGAAGAATTCCACACCGAGCGCTGGACAGCGCTGGATGCCGACGTGCGCTTTGCGGCGGACAATATCGTGCGTGACAAGGCGCTGCCGATCAGCAAGCTCAACAGTCACATCAAGATGGACAACGGCGTGCTCCGGCTCGATCCCCTTGAGTTCGGCATGGCCGGCGGTACCGTGCGCACCACCATTCGCCTCGATGGCAGCGGGCGCAGCGGCAAGAACGCCATCAAGGCGATGGCAGACGTACGGGCCCGCAAGATCGGCATCAAGCAGTTGTTCCCGAAAATCGAACAGATGCAGGCGACGGCCGGGCAGATCAATGCGGACGCCAAGCTGTCGGCCACCGGCAACTCGGTCGCATCGCTGCTGGCCACATCCAATGGCGAACTCAAGGCGCTCGTCAGCGAAGGCACGGTGAGCAAGATGCTGCTGGAAATGGCTGGCTTGAATGTGGCGAACATCGTGGTCACCAAGCTGTTCGGCGACAAGCAGGTCGAGCTTAACTGCGTGGCGGCCGACTTCGCCATTCAGGACGGTATCGCGCGAACGCGCAGCTTCATCGTCGACACCGAGGAAGCCATCATCACCGTTGACGGCGCCATCAATCTGGCGGGCGAGCAGATGGAACTGCGTATCCGGCCCGAAACCAAGGCGCTGCGCATCTTTTCGCTGCGCGCGCCACTGTATGTGCGCGGCCCGTTCAGCAAGCCGGATGTGGCCATCGATAAGGGCGTGCTGGCAATGAAGGCAGGCGGCGCCGCAGCACTGGCCGTGGTGGCCGCGCCACTGGCCGCCCTGCTCCCCTTGATCAATACGGGGCCGGGCGAAGACAGCGATTGCGCACGCCTGCTGTCCCAGGCGCGGCAAGCACCCAGTGCCCCGCCACCGGGCCGACGCCAGCGTCGTTGA
- a CDS encoding Crp/Fnr family transcriptional regulator, with the protein MNSAVHPPVFEPNSNLLLAALPPQDLAQMLPQLDEVRVEAGQVLCEAGDPILHIYFPHDCLVSLLGVAEGRMTLEVGQVGREGMLGATTALGHDITQVRAVVQRAGSASRMEGGRFRLEVSRNPALQRVLYRYTDSLLAQAIQIAVCSRFHVLEARLARSLLVTRDRLQSDKFHLTHEFLAHALGVRRVGVTKAASALQQQGLINYSRGNIEILDPERLAAAACTCYQIVREAGAAPATDTV; encoded by the coding sequence ATGAATTCTGCCGTCCACCCGCCTGTCTTCGAGCCCAACAGTAATTTGTTACTCGCAGCGCTTCCTCCGCAAGATCTCGCCCAGATGCTGCCGCAGCTCGACGAGGTCAGGGTAGAAGCTGGCCAGGTCCTGTGCGAAGCGGGTGATCCCATTCTTCATATCTATTTCCCCCACGATTGCCTGGTGTCACTGCTGGGCGTGGCCGAAGGGCGCATGACGCTCGAGGTCGGCCAGGTCGGGCGTGAAGGGATGCTTGGCGCTACCACCGCGCTGGGCCACGACATCACGCAGGTGCGCGCCGTCGTGCAGCGCGCGGGTAGCGCGAGCCGGATGGAAGGCGGCCGCTTTCGCCTTGAAGTCTCGCGCAATCCTGCATTGCAGCGGGTACTGTATCGCTACACCGACTCCTTGCTGGCGCAGGCGATCCAGATCGCCGTGTGCAGCCGCTTTCACGTGCTCGAGGCGCGGCTGGCCCGGTCACTCCTCGTCACGCGCGACCGTCTGCAGTCGGATAAATTCCATCTGACGCACGAGTTTCTCGCGCATGCATTGGGTGTGCGCCGGGTGGGCGTGACCAAGGCGGCCAGCGCGTTGCAGCAGCAGGGCCTGATCAACTACAGCCGGGGCAATATCGAGATCCTCGACCCGGAACGCCTCGCGGCAGCGGCATGTACCTGCTACCAGATCGTGCGTGAAGCCGGGGCTGCGCCGGCTACCGATACCGTCTGA
- a CDS encoding OmpA family protein: MNKNFIKTTAAVAIVVMTATGCADMTGTQRGTATGAGIGAGLGGLIGGTTSGGGGGRVAGGAAIGAAAGAVIGNIWSKRMEQQKQAMEQATQGTGVQVTQTSDNRLKLEIPSDISFDTGRSDIKGNFQPVLQRFASTLQENPNTNVVIIGHTDSTGSDSINQPLSVDRASRTRDYLAGRGVNPNRITIEGRGSREPIASNNDNAGKARNRRVEIYVAEPARG; encoded by the coding sequence ATGAACAAAAACTTCATCAAAACCACCGCAGCAGTTGCCATCGTCGTCATGACGGCCACCGGTTGCGCAGACATGACCGGCACCCAGCGCGGTACCGCAACCGGCGCCGGCATCGGCGCAGGCCTGGGCGGCCTGATCGGCGGCACGACCAGCGGCGGTGGCGGCGGCCGTGTGGCTGGCGGCGCAGCGATTGGCGCAGCAGCCGGCGCCGTGATCGGCAATATCTGGTCCAAGCGCATGGAACAGCAAAAACAAGCCATGGAACAAGCGACCCAGGGCACCGGCGTGCAAGTCACCCAGACCTCGGATAACCGCCTGAAGCTGGAAATCCCGAGCGACATCTCGTTCGACACGGGCCGCTCGGACATCAAGGGCAACTTCCAGCCAGTGCTGCAGCGCTTCGCTTCGACGCTGCAAGAAAACCCGAACACCAATGTCGTGATCATCGGCCACACCGACAGCACCGGCAGCGACAGCATCAACCAGCCATTGTCGGTCGATCGCGCATCGCGCACCCGTGACTACCTCGCAGGCCGCGGCGTGAACCCGAACCGCATCACCATCGAAGGCCGCGGTTCGCGCGAGCCAATCGCCTCGAACAACGACAACGCAGGCAAGGCGCGCAACCGTCGCGTCGAGATCTATGTCGCGGAACCAGCACGCGGCTAA